One window of Vibrio sinaloensis genomic DNA carries:
- the pyrE gene encoding orotate phosphoribosyltransferase — protein sequence MKAYQREFIEFALEKQVLKFGEFTLKSGRKSPYFFNAGLFNTGRDLARLGRFYAAALADSGIEFDVLFGPAYKGIPIATTTAVALADHHDIDTPYCFNRKEAKDHGEGGNLVGSALEGRIMLVDDVITAGTAIRESMEIIQANGADLAGVLVAIDRQEKGKGELSAIQEVERDFGCAIISIVSLTDLVTFLEEKGTDPEHLQAVKAYRAQYGI from the coding sequence ATGAAAGCATACCAGCGTGAATTTATTGAGTTTGCCTTAGAGAAACAAGTCCTAAAATTTGGTGAGTTTACTTTGAAATCAGGCCGTAAGAGCCCTTACTTCTTTAACGCTGGTCTTTTCAATACCGGTCGTGATTTGGCGCGCTTAGGCCGCTTTTACGCAGCGGCTTTAGCGGATTCTGGGATTGAGTTTGATGTGTTGTTCGGCCCTGCCTACAAAGGCATCCCAATCGCGACGACCACTGCAGTGGCACTCGCCGATCACCATGATATCGACACGCCTTACTGCTTCAACCGTAAAGAGGCGAAAGATCACGGTGAAGGTGGCAACCTCGTCGGCAGTGCACTAGAAGGGCGCATCATGCTGGTCGATGATGTGATCACTGCGGGCACTGCGATTCGTGAATCGATGGAAATTATCCAAGCCAATGGTGCTGACCTTGCCGGTGTGTTGGTGGCAATCGACCGCCAAGAAAAAGGTAAAGGTGAATTGTCGGCGATTCAGGAAGTAGAGCGCGATTTCGGCTGCGCGATTATCTCGATTGTCAGCTTGACGGACTTGGTGACCTTCTTGGAAGAGAAAGGAACCGATCCTGAGCATTTGCAAGCAGTGAAAGCTTACCGCGCTCAGTATGGGATTTAA
- the lpxM gene encoding lauroyl-Kdo(2)-lipid IV(A) myristoyltransferase (LpxM is lauroyl-Kdo(2)-lipid IV(A) myristoyltransferase, an enzyme characterized in Escherichia coli and involved in biosynthesis of the form of lipid A found in that species and some closely related species.), with the protein MSTTEKNSTDKYLHNPKFEWSFLHPKHWGTWLGIFFAALFSFMPYRWRDALARKLSVFAVKKNGRVVRRARVNLKYCFPEKSDQEREAILAETFVKAAQYLLGYSEFLVRSTKHNQNRGVMLGEENLLPLLEAGENVIILAPHAWAVDYPGVMLAAKGYKVTTIMKPQRNPIGDWLMQVQRMQYGGRIFAREAGVKPFVRSIKDGYLGYWLPDEDFGAANSVFVPFFATEKATLKGFGKMARLSKAKVVPILPAYNDQSGKYEVHILPALENFPTGDEETDARAMNQAIEDLVRPRPEQYMWNLSLLKTRRDGREIYDNSHYGDRDDIES; encoded by the coding sequence ATGAGCACCACAGAAAAAAACAGCACCGACAAATATCTCCACAACCCAAAGTTTGAATGGTCGTTTCTCCATCCTAAGCACTGGGGTACCTGGCTTGGCATCTTTTTCGCTGCGCTATTTTCTTTTATGCCCTATCGTTGGCGTGACGCCTTGGCACGCAAGCTGTCGGTGTTTGCAGTTAAGAAGAACGGCCGGGTGGTACGCCGTGCTCGAGTCAACTTAAAGTACTGCTTTCCCGAAAAAAGTGACCAAGAACGTGAAGCGATCCTTGCCGAAACATTTGTCAAGGCAGCGCAATACCTACTAGGTTACTCAGAGTTTTTAGTTCGCTCGACCAAACACAACCAAAACCGCGGTGTGATGTTGGGAGAGGAAAACCTGCTGCCTCTGCTTGAAGCAGGAGAGAACGTGATCATCTTGGCACCTCACGCCTGGGCGGTCGACTATCCAGGGGTCATGTTGGCCGCCAAAGGTTACAAAGTCACCACCATCATGAAGCCGCAACGTAACCCAATCGGTGACTGGTTGATGCAAGTTCAGCGGATGCAATACGGCGGGCGGATTTTCGCCCGCGAAGCTGGAGTTAAGCCATTTGTGCGCTCGATAAAAGATGGCTACCTCGGCTACTGGCTACCTGACGAAGACTTTGGCGCAGCCAATTCGGTATTCGTGCCGTTCTTTGCCACCGAGAAAGCGACCCTAAAAGGGTTTGGCAAGATGGCAAGACTATCCAAAGCCAAAGTCGTGCCCATTCTTCCTGCGTACAACGATCAAAGCGGCAAGTATGAAGTCCACATTTTACCGGCGTTAGAAAACTTCCCAACCGGAGACGAAGAAACCGATGCGCGTGCGATGAACCAAGCGATTGAAGACTTGGTACGCCCTCGCCCAGAGCAATATATGTGGAATCTATCGCTGTTAAAAACGCGCCGAGATGGTCGTGAGATTTACGATAACTCGCACTATGGTGATCGGGATGATATAGAGAGCTAG